The Micromonospora krabiensis genome window below encodes:
- the pgl gene encoding 6-phosphogluconolactonase, producing the protein MSEASVAVHADPDLLAQAVAARLVVKLLDAQADRGQASVVLTGGRIAAAVYRAVAQLPARDAVDWSRVDFWWGDERFLPSGDPDRNETQARAALLDSLPLDPARIHAMPASDGPDGDDPEEAAARYAAELAAAARPGTAELPHFDVLMLGVGEDGHIASVFPEDPVHYESRPVSAVRGSPKPPPVRVTLTLPTINTAEEVWLVAAGADKARAVSMALAGAGPVQLPAAGARGVSRTLWLLDRAAAADVPVRLRSLR; encoded by the coding sequence ATGAGTGAGGCGAGTGTCGCCGTCCACGCCGACCCCGACCTGCTGGCGCAGGCGGTGGCGGCCCGGTTGGTGGTGAAGCTGCTGGACGCCCAGGCCGACCGCGGCCAGGCGTCGGTGGTGTTGACCGGTGGGCGGATCGCGGCGGCCGTGTACCGGGCGGTGGCGCAGCTGCCGGCCCGGGACGCGGTCGACTGGTCCCGGGTCGACTTCTGGTGGGGTGACGAGCGGTTCCTGCCCTCCGGTGACCCGGACCGCAACGAGACGCAGGCCCGTGCGGCGCTGCTGGACTCGCTGCCGCTCGACCCGGCCCGCATACACGCGATGCCGGCCTCCGACGGGCCGGACGGGGACGACCCGGAGGAGGCGGCCGCCCGCTACGCGGCCGAACTGGCCGCCGCCGCCCGACCGGGCACCGCGGAGCTGCCGCACTTCGACGTGCTCATGCTCGGCGTCGGGGAGGACGGGCACATCGCCTCGGTCTTCCCCGAGGACCCGGTGCACTACGAGAGCCGGCCGGTCAGCGCGGTGCGGGGCAGCCCCAAGCCGCCGCCGGTGCGCGTCACGCTGACCCTCCCGACGATCAACACCGCCGAGGAGGTGTGGCTGGTCGCCGCCGGCGCCGACAAGGCGCGCGCGGTGAGCATGGCCCTGGCCGGCGCCGGGCCGGTGCAGCTGCCCGCCGCCGGGGCACGGGGCGTCAGCCGTACGCTCTGGCTGCTGGACCGGGCCGCGGCGGCCGACGTGCCCGTCCGGCTGCGCAGCCTGCGCTGA
- a CDS encoding glucose-6-phosphate dehydrogenase assembly protein OpcA, whose product MIGLWDTTGNEVVKALAAERRSAGGVASGMALTLIVVVDEKRVREAEAAATIASAAHPCRLVVVVRSDIERDRNRLDAEIVVGGRLGPGEAVVTRMYGRLALHAESVVMPLLVPDVPVVTWWHGEPPAEISTDFLGVVADRRITDAAQAADPIEALRQRARDYAPGDTDLAWTRITPWRTLVAGAFDTTAAKVTEATVVAPRTDPTAALMRGWLKARLGIDPRWEHTDEFPRMREVQLRCANGDALTLTRDDSLATFKRSGQEDRTLPLVRRPLGDELAEELRRLDADQVYAEALGAAADLSGLEQRPATRVHVWKDPATAQRAEAGVSAHAGTSGEG is encoded by the coding sequence ATGATCGGCCTGTGGGACACCACCGGTAACGAGGTGGTCAAGGCGCTCGCCGCCGAGCGGCGCAGCGCGGGCGGGGTGGCCAGCGGCATGGCCCTCACGCTGATCGTCGTGGTGGACGAGAAGCGGGTACGCGAGGCGGAGGCGGCGGCGACCATCGCCTCCGCCGCCCACCCCTGCCGGCTGGTGGTGGTGGTCCGCTCCGACATCGAGCGGGACCGCAACCGCCTGGACGCCGAGATCGTCGTCGGTGGCCGCCTCGGGCCGGGCGAGGCGGTCGTCACCCGCATGTACGGCCGGCTGGCGCTGCACGCCGAGTCGGTCGTGATGCCGCTGCTGGTGCCGGACGTGCCCGTCGTCACCTGGTGGCACGGCGAGCCGCCCGCGGAGATCTCCACCGACTTCCTCGGGGTGGTCGCCGACCGCCGGATCACCGACGCGGCGCAGGCCGCCGACCCGATCGAGGCGCTGCGGCAGCGGGCCCGGGACTACGCGCCGGGCGACACCGACCTGGCGTGGACCCGCATCACCCCGTGGCGCACGCTGGTCGCCGGGGCGTTCGACACCACCGCCGCCAAGGTCACCGAGGCCACGGTGGTGGCGCCACGCACCGACCCGACCGCGGCGCTCATGCGCGGCTGGCTGAAGGCCCGCCTCGGCATCGACCCACGGTGGGAACACACCGACGAGTTCCCCCGGATGCGGGAGGTGCAGCTGCGCTGCGCCAACGGCGACGCGCTGACCCTGACCCGCGACGACAGCCTGGCCACGTTCAAGCGGAGCGGGCAGGAGGACCGCACCCTGCCGCTGGTACGCCGCCCGCTCGGCGACGAACTGGCCGAGGAGCTGCGCCGGCTCGACGCCGACCAGGTTTACGCGGAGGCGTTGGGCGCCGCGGCGGACCTGTCCGGCCTGGAGCAGCGCCCGGCGACGCGGGTGCACGTCTGGAAGGACCCGGCCACCGCCCAGCGTGCCGAGGCGGGCGTCTCCGCCCACGCCGGCACCAGCGGCGAAGGGTGA
- the zwf gene encoding glucose-6-phosphate dehydrogenase translates to MDDVEQAERPRGANPLRDPQDRRLPRIPEPCALVIFGVTGDLARKKLLPAVYDLANRGLLPPGFVVLGFARRDWGDGDFETLACEAARKHARTPWRDEVWARLAGNIKFVGGSFDDDAAFDHLAATLDELRDTHGIPGNAAFYFSIPPAAFPVVLKQLARTGMADNAKSGGWRRVVVEKPFGHDLPSAKALNDLVDDVFTRQDVFRIDHYLGKETVQNILALRFANNLFEPLWNSKYVDSVQITMAEDVGIGTRAGFYDSAGAARDVLQNHLLQLLALVAMEEPTSFDPDEIRTEKLKVLKAITLPKDVSEGTVRGQYLPGWVGGERAVGYLDEEGVPQDSTTETYVAVRLGIQNRRWAEVPFYIRAGKRLPRRVTEVAIMFKKAPHLPFDDADVEALGNNQLVIRVQPDEGVVLKFGSKVPGTAMEVRDIAMDFQYGEAFTESSPEAYERLVLDVLIGDRTLFPDAAEVEQSWQVVDPLEQAWAGQKPEPYRAGEWGPRAADEMLAREGRAWRRA, encoded by the coding sequence ATGGACGACGTGGAACAAGCGGAGCGACCGCGCGGCGCGAACCCGCTGCGCGACCCGCAGGACCGCCGGCTGCCCCGGATTCCCGAGCCGTGCGCGCTGGTGATCTTCGGGGTCACCGGCGACCTGGCCCGGAAGAAGCTGCTGCCGGCGGTCTACGACCTGGCGAACCGGGGGCTGCTGCCCCCGGGCTTCGTCGTGCTCGGGTTCGCCCGGCGCGACTGGGGTGACGGTGACTTCGAGACCCTCGCCTGCGAGGCGGCGCGCAAGCACGCCCGCACCCCCTGGCGGGACGAGGTGTGGGCGCGCCTGGCGGGCAACATCAAGTTCGTCGGCGGGTCGTTCGACGACGACGCCGCGTTCGACCACCTCGCCGCGACGTTGGACGAGCTGCGGGACACCCACGGGATCCCCGGCAACGCGGCCTTCTACTTCTCGATCCCCCCGGCGGCCTTCCCGGTCGTGCTCAAGCAGCTCGCCCGCACGGGCATGGCCGACAACGCGAAGTCCGGCGGCTGGCGTCGGGTCGTCGTGGAGAAGCCGTTCGGGCACGACCTGCCGTCGGCGAAGGCGTTGAACGACCTCGTCGACGACGTCTTCACCCGGCAGGACGTGTTCCGGATCGACCACTACCTGGGCAAGGAGACGGTCCAGAACATCCTCGCCCTGCGGTTCGCCAACAACCTGTTCGAGCCGCTGTGGAACTCCAAGTACGTCGACTCGGTGCAGATCACCATGGCCGAGGACGTCGGCATCGGCACCCGCGCCGGCTTCTACGACTCCGCAGGCGCCGCGCGCGACGTGCTCCAGAACCACCTCCTCCAGTTGCTCGCGCTGGTGGCGATGGAGGAGCCGACCAGCTTCGACCCGGACGAGATCCGCACCGAGAAGCTGAAGGTGCTCAAGGCGATCACCCTGCCCAAGGACGTCTCCGAGGGCACCGTGCGGGGCCAGTACCTGCCCGGCTGGGTAGGCGGCGAGCGCGCCGTCGGCTACCTCGACGAGGAGGGTGTGCCGCAGGACTCCACGACCGAGACATACGTCGCGGTCCGGCTGGGCATCCAGAACCGGCGCTGGGCCGAGGTGCCGTTCTACATCCGGGCCGGCAAGCGGCTGCCCCGGCGGGTCACCGAGGTCGCCATCATGTTCAAGAAGGCGCCGCACCTGCCGTTCGACGACGCCGACGTGGAGGCGTTGGGCAACAACCAACTGGTCATCCGGGTACAGCCGGACGAGGGTGTGGTGCTCAAGTTCGGCTCCAAGGTGCCCGGCACCGCCATGGAGGTCCGCGACATCGCGATGGACTTCCAGTACGGCGAGGCGTTCACCGAGTCCAGCCCGGAGGCGTACGAGCGGCTGGTCCTGGACGTCCTGATCGGTGACCGCACCCTCTTCCCGGACGCCGCCGAGGTCGAGCAGAGCTGGCAGGTGGTGGACCCGCTGGAGCAGGCCTGGGCCGGCCAGAAGCCGGAACCCTACCGGGCCGGCGAGTGGGGCCCCCGGGCCGCCGACGAGATGCTGGCCCGCGAGGGCCGGGCTTGGAGACGCGCATGA
- a CDS encoding glucose-6-phosphate isomerase, with protein sequence MSDLLSGPAETAAGLSVHGAEAVDKAAPASTRDAVVSAGVPAKLAAKDPSLWGPDAEAEAKIRLGWVDTHQRSRELLPQLAELKAELGDLDHVVLAGMGGSSLAPEVITRTLGKPLTVLDTTDPGQVRAALGDRLERTVVVVASKSGSTVETDSHRRAYWQAFLDAGMTEAEAGRHFVIVTDPGSPLEQTAAEMGAFTVLADPNVGGRYSALTAFGLVPSALAGVEVAELLDQADALAASLGGDRDNPALALGAALGAAATVGRDKVALVSDGTGIDGLGDWAEQLIAESTGKAGVGILPVVVESPQSPGAKGADVLTVSYGGALNAGDVPGGGTDPDVAVNGPLGAQFLAWEYATAVAGVVLGIDPFNQPNVTESKENTNKILSSGLPAESPSFTEGAIEVYAPAGAPGDLAGVLRWLLDGLGDEGYLAVMAYLDRFADADAARLRPLLAEAGGRPVTFGWGPRFLHSTGQYHKGGPQVGSYLQLTGAVSDDLPVPGKPYSFGELQAAQAAGDRQALAGRDRPVLRLHLTDRSAGVAQLLDAAGELRA encoded by the coding sequence GTGAGTGACCTTCTGAGCGGCCCGGCGGAGACCGCCGCCGGGCTGTCCGTCCACGGGGCGGAGGCGGTCGACAAGGCCGCCCCCGCCTCGACCCGGGACGCGGTGGTCTCCGCCGGGGTCCCGGCGAAGCTGGCCGCGAAGGACCCGAGCCTGTGGGGCCCGGACGCCGAGGCCGAGGCGAAGATCCGCCTCGGCTGGGTGGACACCCACCAGCGCAGCCGGGAACTGCTCCCCCAGCTCGCCGAGCTGAAGGCCGAGTTGGGCGACCTCGACCACGTGGTGCTCGCCGGCATGGGCGGCTCCTCACTGGCCCCCGAGGTGATCACCCGGACCCTCGGCAAGCCGCTGACCGTGCTGGACACCACCGACCCGGGCCAGGTCCGGGCCGCGCTGGGCGACCGGCTGGAGCGCACCGTCGTGGTGGTGGCGAGCAAGTCCGGTTCGACGGTGGAGACCGACAGCCACCGCCGGGCCTACTGGCAGGCGTTCCTGGACGCGGGCATGACCGAGGCGGAGGCCGGCCGGCACTTCGTCATCGTCACCGACCCGGGTTCGCCGCTGGAGCAGACGGCCGCCGAGATGGGCGCGTTCACCGTGCTGGCCGACCCGAACGTGGGTGGGCGTTACTCGGCGCTGACCGCGTTCGGGCTGGTCCCGTCGGCGCTGGCCGGCGTCGAGGTGGCCGAGCTGCTCGACCAGGCCGACGCGCTCGCCGCGTCGCTCGGCGGCGACCGGGACAACCCGGCGCTCGCGCTGGGCGCCGCGCTCGGCGCGGCGGCGACGGTGGGCCGCGACAAGGTCGCCCTGGTCTCCGACGGCACCGGCATCGACGGGCTCGGCGACTGGGCCGAGCAGCTGATCGCCGAGTCCACCGGCAAGGCCGGGGTGGGCATCCTGCCGGTGGTGGTGGAGTCGCCGCAGAGCCCCGGCGCCAAGGGCGCCGACGTGCTGACGGTGAGCTACGGCGGCGCGCTCAACGCCGGTGACGTGCCCGGCGGCGGCACCGACCCGGACGTGGCGGTCAACGGCCCGTTGGGCGCGCAGTTCCTGGCCTGGGAGTACGCCACCGCGGTGGCCGGTGTGGTGCTCGGCATCGACCCGTTCAACCAGCCGAACGTCACCGAGTCCAAGGAGAACACCAACAAGATCCTCTCCTCGGGGCTGCCGGCGGAGTCGCCGTCGTTCACCGAGGGCGCGATCGAGGTGTACGCCCCCGCGGGCGCCCCGGGTGACCTGGCGGGCGTGCTGCGCTGGCTGCTCGACGGGCTCGGCGACGAGGGCTACCTCGCGGTGATGGCGTACCTCGACCGGTTCGCCGACGCCGACGCCGCCCGCCTGCGGCCGCTGCTGGCGGAGGCGGGCGGCCGGCCGGTCACGTTCGGCTGGGGGCCCCGCTTCCTGCACTCGACCGGTCAGTACCACAAGGGCGGCCCGCAGGTCGGCAGCTACCTTCAACTGACCGGTGCGGTCTCCGATGATCTGCCGGTGCCCGGTAAGCCGTACTCGTTCGGGGAGCTTCAGGCGGCGCAGGCCGCCGGCGACCGGCAGGCGCTGGCCGGGCGGGACCGCCCGGTGCTGCGGCTGCACCTGACCGACCGGTCCGCGGGCGTGGCCCAGCTGCTCGATGCGGCCGGTGAGCTGCGGGCGTGA
- the tal gene encoding transaldolase, whose translation MTDRLSELSATGVAIWLDDLSRTRLSTGGLDKLRREKHVAGVTTNPTIFAKALSDADEYNWQLRDLAIRGVEVEEAVRMLTTYDVRWACDVMRPSYDKSAGVDGRVSIEVDPRLAHESERTVAEAKALWWLIDRPNLFIKIPATEAGIPAITATLAEGISVNVTLIFGLDRYSQVMQAFLAGLEQAKANGHDLSKIGSVASFFVSRVDTEVDKRLEKIGSAEAKSLRGKAAIANAQLAYERYSEVFSSDRWKALADAGAHPQRPLWASTSTKNPDYRDVVYVEQLIAPGTVNTMPESVIHAYADHGETQADTVTGAYDAARKVFDDLAAVGVDMADVIGVLEREGVEKFEASWLELLDGVRKSLESAAQGAGAPGKAAKGNAKAAQQAGGNA comes from the coding sequence ATGACTGACAGGTTGAGCGAGCTCAGCGCCACCGGGGTGGCGATCTGGCTCGACGATCTCTCGCGGACGCGGCTGAGCACCGGCGGGCTCGACAAGCTCCGCCGGGAGAAGCACGTGGCCGGCGTGACCACCAACCCGACGATCTTCGCGAAGGCCCTGAGCGACGCCGACGAGTACAACTGGCAGCTGCGCGACCTCGCCATCCGTGGCGTGGAGGTCGAGGAGGCCGTACGCATGCTCACCACGTACGACGTGCGGTGGGCCTGCGACGTGATGCGTCCGTCGTACGACAAGAGCGCCGGCGTCGACGGCCGGGTCTCGATCGAGGTCGACCCGCGGCTCGCGCACGAGTCGGAGCGGACCGTCGCCGAGGCCAAGGCCCTGTGGTGGCTGATCGACCGGCCGAACCTCTTCATCAAGATCCCGGCGACCGAGGCCGGCATCCCGGCGATCACCGCGACCCTGGCCGAGGGCATCAGCGTCAACGTCACGCTGATCTTCGGACTGGACCGCTACTCGCAGGTCATGCAGGCCTTCCTCGCCGGCCTCGAGCAGGCCAAGGCCAACGGCCACGACCTGTCCAAGATCGGCTCGGTGGCGTCCTTCTTCGTCTCCCGGGTCGACACCGAGGTCGACAAGCGACTGGAGAAGATCGGCTCGGCCGAGGCGAAGTCGCTGCGCGGCAAGGCCGCGATCGCCAACGCCCAGCTGGCGTACGAGCGCTACAGCGAGGTCTTCTCCTCCGACCGCTGGAAGGCCCTCGCCGACGCGGGTGCCCACCCGCAGCGGCCGCTGTGGGCGTCCACCTCGACGAAGAACCCGGACTACCGGGACGTCGTGTACGTCGAGCAGCTGATCGCCCCCGGCACGGTCAACACCATGCCGGAGTCGGTCATCCACGCCTACGCCGACCACGGCGAGACCCAGGCCGACACCGTCACCGGCGCGTACGACGCCGCCCGGAAGGTCTTCGACGACCTGGCCGCCGTCGGCGTGGACATGGCCGACGTGATCGGTGTGCTGGAGCGCGAGGGCGTGGAGAAGTTCGAGGCGAGCTGGCTGGAGCTGCTCGACGGCGTCCGCAAGTCGCTGGAGTCGGCCGCGCAGGGCGCAGGTGCCCCCGGCAAGGCCGCCAAGGGCAACGCGAAGGCCGCCCAGCAGGCGGGAGGGAACGCGTGA
- the tkt gene encoding transketolase: protein MAANQSEPELSWSDLDRRAVDTVRVLAMDAVEKSGNGHPGTAMSLAPAAYLLFNRVMRHNPADPNWPGRDRFVLSAGHSSLTLYIQLFLSGYPLSLDDLKSLRQWGSLTPGHPEHGHTPGVETTTGPLGQGLGNAVGMAMAARRERGLFDPEAEPGTSVFDHDIWCIASDGDIEEGISHEASALAGHQQLGNLTLIYDDNEISIEDDTRIAKSEDVAARYAAYGWHVQTVDWRRGDADQGDYHEDVEALYRALLAAKAETGRPSFIALRTIIGWPAPNKQNTGKIHGSALGADEVAATKQILGFDPAQSFQVDEDVLTHARTVLTRGEQAEQEWTTAFESWAEANPERKALYDRLAGRTLPDGWTDALPEFPADAKGIATRAASGKVLEALAPVLPELWGGSADLAESNNTTMKGEPSFIPATHATKDFPGHEYGRTLHFGIREHAMGAILNGIALHGGTRPYGGTFLVFSDYMRPSVRLAALMKLPVTYVWTHDSIGLGEDGPTHQPVEHLTALRAIPGLDVVRPADANETAWAWRTALEHTDRPTALALSRQALPTLDRGTLGSAEGVARGGYVLAEASTGKPQVILVGTGSEVQLCLTARERLEAEGTPTRVVSMPCQEWFADQDEAYRESVLPRGVKARVSVEAGIAMSWRAIVGDCGESVSLEHYGASAPHTVLFEQFGFTPDRIVAAAHAALTRVGDITGFTTGN, encoded by the coding sequence GTGGCTGCCAACCAATCCGAGCCCGAACTCAGCTGGTCCGACCTGGACCGCCGGGCCGTCGACACCGTTCGCGTGCTGGCCATGGACGCCGTGGAGAAGTCCGGCAACGGTCACCCCGGCACCGCCATGAGCCTCGCCCCGGCCGCGTACCTGCTGTTCAACCGGGTGATGCGCCACAACCCCGCCGACCCGAACTGGCCCGGCCGCGACCGTTTCGTCCTCTCCGCCGGGCACTCCAGCCTGACCCTCTACATCCAGCTCTTCCTCTCCGGCTACCCGCTGAGCCTGGACGACCTCAAGTCGCTGCGTCAGTGGGGCTCGCTGACCCCGGGCCACCCCGAGCACGGCCACACCCCGGGCGTGGAGACCACCACCGGCCCCCTCGGTCAGGGCCTGGGCAACGCGGTCGGCATGGCCATGGCCGCCCGGCGTGAGCGGGGCCTGTTCGACCCGGAGGCGGAGCCGGGCACCTCGGTCTTCGACCACGACATCTGGTGCATCGCCTCCGACGGCGACATCGAGGAGGGCATCAGCCACGAGGCCAGCGCCCTCGCCGGCCACCAGCAGCTGGGCAACCTCACCCTGATCTACGACGACAACGAGATCTCGATCGAGGACGACACCCGCATCGCCAAGAGCGAGGACGTGGCCGCGCGCTACGCGGCTTACGGGTGGCACGTACAGACCGTCGACTGGCGCCGCGGTGACGCCGACCAGGGCGACTACCACGAGGACGTCGAGGCGCTGTACCGGGCGTTGCTGGCCGCGAAGGCCGAGACCGGGCGCCCCTCCTTCATCGCCCTGCGCACCATCATCGGCTGGCCCGCCCCCAACAAGCAGAACACCGGCAAGATCCACGGTTCGGCGCTCGGCGCCGACGAGGTGGCCGCCACCAAGCAGATCCTCGGCTTCGACCCGGCGCAGAGCTTCCAGGTCGACGAGGACGTGCTGACGCACGCGCGCACGGTGCTCACCCGGGGCGAGCAGGCCGAGCAGGAGTGGACCACGGCGTTCGAGAGCTGGGCCGAGGCCAACCCGGAGCGCAAGGCCCTCTACGACCGGCTCGCCGGCCGGACCCTGCCGGACGGCTGGACCGACGCGCTGCCCGAGTTCCCGGCCGACGCCAAGGGCATCGCCACCCGCGCCGCCTCCGGCAAGGTGCTGGAGGCGCTCGCGCCGGTGCTCCCGGAGCTGTGGGGCGGCTCGGCCGACCTGGCCGAGAGCAACAACACCACGATGAAGGGCGAGCCGTCGTTCATCCCGGCGACGCACGCCACCAAGGACTTCCCCGGCCACGAGTACGGCCGCACGCTGCACTTCGGCATCCGCGAGCACGCCATGGGAGCGATCCTCAACGGCATCGCCCTGCACGGCGGCACGCGCCCGTACGGCGGCACGTTCCTGGTGTTCAGCGACTACATGCGCCCCTCGGTGCGGCTCGCCGCGCTGATGAAGCTGCCGGTGACCTACGTCTGGACGCACGACTCGATCGGTCTCGGCGAGGACGGCCCCACCCACCAGCCGGTGGAGCACCTGACCGCGCTGCGGGCCATTCCCGGCCTGGACGTGGTGCGTCCGGCGGACGCCAACGAGACCGCCTGGGCCTGGCGGACCGCCCTGGAGCACACCGACCGGCCGACCGCGCTGGCGCTGAGCCGTCAGGCGCTGCCGACCCTGGACCGCGGCACGCTGGGCAGCGCCGAGGGCGTGGCTCGCGGGGGGTACGTGCTGGCCGAGGCGTCCACCGGCAAGCCGCAGGTGATCCTGGTCGGCACGGGCTCCGAGGTGCAGCTCTGCCTCACCGCCCGGGAGCGGCTGGAGGCCGAGGGCACCCCGACCCGGGTCGTCTCGATGCCCTGCCAGGAGTGGTTCGCCGACCAGGACGAGGCCTACCGGGAGTCGGTCCTGCCGCGCGGGGTAAAGGCAAGGGTGAGCGTGGAGGCGGGCATCGCCATGTCCTGGCGCGCGATCGTCGGCGACTGCGGCGAGAGCGTCAGCCTGGAGCACTACGGGGCGAGCGCGCCGCACACCGTTCTGTTCGAGCAGTTCGGGTTCACCCCGGACCGGATCGTGGCCGCCGCGCACGCGGCGCTGACCCGGGTGGGCGACATCACCGGTTTCACGACCGGTAACTGA
- a CDS encoding heme o synthase yields MSMITERPVSDSAGPQPVRTAVEDSVAPRRDVRAVVAAYVALTKPRIVELLLVTTVPAMMLAAGGLPSLWLVAVVLIGGSLAAGAASVLNCYIDRDIDQLMRRTKRRPLPAHTVSPRSALIFGLVLAAVSVALMAVFTNLLAAGLTLAAIVYYDVVYTLWLKRTTPTNTFWGGACGAAPVLIGWAAVTGSLAPAAWALFAVVFFWQMPHFYPLAMKYKDDYARAGIPMLPVVASVRRVNAEILIFAWLTVLTSLAVWPLGMSFLYGVPTLVVGSIFLVEAHRLCGRASRGEAVKPMRLFHWSTTYLTIVFAAVALDALI; encoded by the coding sequence GTGAGCATGATCACCGAGCGCCCCGTCAGCGACTCCGCCGGGCCGCAGCCCGTGCGGACGGCGGTGGAGGACTCGGTCGCTCCGCGGCGGGACGTGCGGGCGGTCGTGGCGGCGTACGTGGCCCTCACCAAGCCCCGCATCGTCGAACTGCTGCTCGTCACCACCGTGCCGGCGATGATGCTCGCCGCCGGCGGGCTCCCGTCCCTGTGGCTGGTCGCCGTGGTCCTGATCGGCGGCTCCCTGGCCGCGGGTGCGGCCAGCGTCCTCAACTGCTACATCGACCGGGACATCGACCAGTTGATGCGGCGCACGAAGCGTCGGCCGCTGCCCGCGCACACGGTCTCGCCGCGCAGCGCCCTGATCTTCGGTCTGGTGCTGGCGGCGGTCTCGGTCGCCCTGATGGCGGTGTTCACCAACCTGCTGGCCGCGGGGCTCACCCTGGCCGCGATCGTGTACTACGACGTGGTCTACACGCTCTGGCTCAAGCGGACCACGCCGACGAACACGTTCTGGGGCGGGGCCTGCGGGGCCGCCCCCGTGCTGATCGGCTGGGCGGCGGTCACCGGCTCCCTGGCGCCGGCGGCCTGGGCCCTCTTCGCGGTGGTCTTCTTCTGGCAGATGCCGCACTTCTACCCGCTCGCGATGAAGTACAAGGACGACTACGCCCGGGCGGGCATCCCGATGCTGCCCGTGGTGGCGTCCGTCCGTCGGGTGAACGCCGAGATCCTGATCTTCGCCTGGCTGACCGTCCTGACCTCGCTGGCCGTGTGGCCGCTGGGCATGAGCTTCCTCTACGGCGTTCCGACGTTGGTTGTCGGCAGCATCTTCCTGGTCGAGGCGCACCGGCTCTGCGGGCGTGCCTCGCGGGGTGAGGCGGTCAAGCCGATGCGGCTGTTCCACTGGTCGACGACCTACCTGACCATCGTCTTCGCCGCGGTCGCGCTCGACGCGCTGATCTGA
- a CDS encoding ATP-grasp domain-containing protein encodes MTNHHQPARGKPRVALVTCTELADLDPDDRLVVGPLAAHGVAAEPVVWDDSTVDWSAYDLAVLRSPWDYMLRRDQFVAWAQSVPALANPADVVRWNTDKRYLSELSVAGVPTVPTSWVLPGEPWQPPADSGEYVLKPAISAGSQDTGRYDLADPEHRELAAAHVRRLSEAGRVTMVQPYLSAVDTAGETALLFLAGPDGLAFSHAIRKGPMLTGPDHGVDGLYRPEEITARTATEDQLAVAAKTLAAVPGGSERLLYARVDLIPGPDGSPVLVELELTEPSLFLAHAAGAPERLATAIRTHLSRP; translated from the coding sequence TTGACCAACCACCACCAGCCGGCCCGGGGGAAACCCCGGGTCGCTCTCGTCACCTGCACCGAACTCGCCGACCTCGACCCGGACGACCGGCTCGTGGTCGGCCCTCTGGCCGCCCACGGTGTTGCCGCCGAACCGGTGGTGTGGGACGACTCCACCGTCGACTGGTCCGCGTACGACCTGGCGGTGCTCCGCTCGCCGTGGGACTACATGCTCCGGCGCGACCAGTTCGTCGCGTGGGCGCAGAGCGTGCCCGCCCTGGCCAACCCGGCCGACGTGGTGCGCTGGAACACCGACAAGCGCTACCTGAGCGAGTTGTCGGTGGCCGGGGTGCCCACCGTCCCCACGTCGTGGGTCCTGCCCGGCGAGCCCTGGCAGCCGCCCGCCGACTCCGGCGAGTACGTCCTCAAGCCCGCGATCAGCGCCGGCAGCCAGGACACCGGCCGCTACGACCTGGCCGATCCCGAGCACCGGGAGTTGGCGGCCGCGCACGTCCGGCGGCTGTCCGAGGCGGGCCGGGTCACCATGGTCCAGCCCTACCTGAGCGCCGTGGACACCGCCGGCGAGACGGCGCTGCTCTTCCTGGCCGGGCCGGACGGGTTGGCGTTCAGCCACGCCATCCGCAAGGGCCCCATGCTGACCGGCCCGGACCACGGCGTGGACGGGCTCTACCGGCCCGAGGAGATCACCGCCCGTACGGCCACCGAGGACCAGCTCGCGGTCGCCGCGAAGACCCTCGCCGCGGTGCCGGGCGGGTCGGAGCGCCTGTTGTACGCCCGCGTCGACCTGATCCCCGGCCCGGACGGGAGCCCGGTCCTCGTGGAGCTGGAGCTGACCGAGCCGTCGCTCTTCCTGGCGCACGCGGCCGGCGCACCCGAGCGCCTGGCCACCGCGATCCGCACCCACCTGTCCCGTCCCTGA